The nucleotide window CGACCCCATGGTCTGGCGACCCTTGAACGCGACGTCGTTGCCGTCGAGAGCGTTCGGCTCCCAGGCCGAGTAAGTGCCGTTGAAGCCCGGGTTCTGCTCCAGCGTGTTCTTGAGCACCGCGTTGAGCTGAAGCCGGCGGTTGCCGTCGGTGGTGCCGGCGTTGTTGGGATCGGCCAGCACTTCGAACGCGTGCGCCATGTTCCGCGCGGAATCGAGTCCGAGGTCGAGTTCGGCCTTGATCACCGCGGCTTCGGAATTGGCGCGGTTGAGCAGGCTTTCCTTGGTCTGCTGATCGACCAGCTTCATCACTTCGGCGGCAACGTAGCGATGGGTGCTTTGCGCCGACAGCACGCTGTAGCCGATCAGGATCAGGCTGGCGCCGGTCAGGCAGAGGCCGGCGACCAATGCGATCTTGACCTGAATTTTGCGGATGGACTTGAACGAGAACGACATGAGGAACTCCTGGGAGAGCCTCAGACTGATCGTCCGCCGTATGGAATCTCTTAAGCAAAAGCCTCGTGCGGTTACGAGGAAACCGGACGACCGACTACAACTTAGGTCGCACTCGACGATCCGCGGCGGGACTACGCACCGCCGATCAGGATGCCGACGCCGAGCACGATGACGCCGCCCAGCACAATCTGGAACACCGCGTGCAGGAACGGCGTGTCCATGTAGCGGGCGCGGACGTAGGCGATCACCCACAGTTCGACGAACACCACCAGCGCGGCGATGCCAGTCGCGATCCAGAACGCGTTGGCCCAGCTATCGGGCACCAGATAAGGCAGCGTGTGGCCGAGGCCGCCGAGCGTGGTCATCAGTCCGCAGATGCTGCCGCGCAGCCAGGGCGAGCCGCGACCGGTCATCGAGCCGTCGTCGGACAGCGCTTCGGCGAACCCCATCGAGATCCCGGCGCCGATCGAGGCGGCAAGACCGACCAGGAAGGTCGGCCAGTTCTGGTGGGTGGCGAAGGCGGCGGCGAACAGCGGCGCCAGCGTCGACACCGAGCCGTCCATCAGGCAGGCGAGCCCGGGCTGAACATATTGCAGCACGAACATCCGCCGCGCCGCGTGATCCTCGGCGCTGCGGGCATCGGGAGTGAGAATCTTGTCGGTGAGCTGCACCGCGCGCTGCTCGTGGCGCTTTTCGAACTCGGCGAGATCGGTGAGCAGCTTGCGGATGTGGACGTCGGTGGCGCGTTCGGCGGCGCGCTCGTAGAAGCGCTGCGCCTCGAACTCCATCGTCTCGGCCTCTTTGCGGATGCGGTCGAGCGGCAGGTTGCGGGTCAGCCAGATCGGGCGGCGGCGGATGAAGCCCTTGACGTCCTGGCGGCGGATCGGCGGCAGGTTGGGACCGAACCGCTCCTCGTACATCCGCAGCAGCATGTGGCGGTGGCCCTTTTCCTGCTGGGCCATCTCGGTGAACACCCGCGCCGAATCCGGATAGCGTTCGGCGAGGTCTTCGGCGAAGGCGAGATAGATCCGGCTGTCCTCCTCCTCGCTGGCAATCGCCACCGCCAGGATTTCGCGTTCGGTCAGCTCGGAAAACGCCTTCATCGCACTGCTCTTTAATTTAGAACGCTTCTAAATAGGCTTGCGCCCCTCGACTGTCAAAGCCGCGGCATCGACCCGCTACCAAATCGTCGCACCGACAGTCATCGCTGCTTCATCGATTCGTCAGGCCACTGTGACGTCGCGCGGCCACAAGACCGCTTTCCATCACAGGAGGCTGTTTCATGCGAAAACTACTGCTCGGTTCGGTCGCGGTCTTTGCGCTGGCGACGTCCGCCGCGCTGGCGCAATCCGAAGGCGAATTCCCCGCGACCCTCGCCGGTCACGCGATGCTGCCGGCGGCGTCGTTCATCGACGCGCCGCAGGACGCGCCGGACGATCTGAAGACGTCGGGCAAGTACACCACCGGCAAGCGCATCGAAGCGCTCGGCAGCATCGAGGGCAAGTCCAACGGCCGACCGACCGGCGTGTCGCTGCCGTTCAAGGGCCAACCGCTGCAGGGCCACTCCGGCATCAAGAAGATGGATGACGGCAGCTTCTGGGTGCTGACCGACAACGGCTTCGGCTCGCGCTACAATTCGGCCGACACCATGCTGTTTCTCAGCCATCTCAAGATCGACTGGGCCGGCGGCAAGGTCGACCGCATCGCCACCGTGTTCCTGCACGATCCCGACAAGAAGGTGCCGTTCCGGATCGTTCACGAGAACACCGACAAGCGCTACCTGACCGGCGCCGACTTCGACCCCGAGGGCTTTCAGATCATCGGCGACCGCATCTGGATCGGCGAGGAATTCGGCCCGCATTTGATCGAGGCCGACATGGCCGGCAAGGTGCTCGGCGTGTACGAGACCACCGCGGACGGCAAGCCGGTGAAGTCGCCGGATCATTGGTCGGTGCAGTCGCCCGGCGCGCCGGGCGCCAGCTACAACGCCGCCGTCAACCTGAAGCGCTCCAAGGGCTATGAAGGCTTCGCCGCCTCCAAGGACGGCAAGTTCCTGTACGGCCTGCTCGAAGGCCCGCTGTGGGACGCCGACAAGAAGGACTGGGAAAAGTCGGGTGGCAAGGAAGCCGCGCGGATCCTTGAATTCGACGTCGCGCAGAAGAAGTTCACCGGCCGCTCCTGGACCTACGTGTTCGAGCAGAACGGCAACGCGATCGGCGACTTCAACATGATCGACGACAGCCACGGCCTCGTCATCGAGCGTGATAACGGCGAAGGCACCAAGGACAAGGCCTGCCCCGAAGGCAAGCCGGGCACCGACTGCTTCGCCGATCTCGCCAAGTTCAAGCGGATCTACAAGATCGAACTCACCGACGCCGGCGCCGGCAAACCGGTGAAGAAGATCGGCTTCATCGACCTGATGAAGATCCGCGATCCGGACAAGAAGGCGAAGAAGCCGCTGACCGACGGCGTACTGGCGTTCCCGTTCTTCACGATCGAGAACGTCGACAAGGTCGACGACCGCCACATCATCGTCGGCAACGACAACAACCTGCCGTTCTCGACCAGCCGCGATCCGAACAAGGCCGACGACAACGAGTTCGTGCTGCTCGAAGTCGCCGACTTCCTCAAGGCGAAGTAAGCGTCACAGCCGACATAACCACTGCGTCGTTCCGGGGCACGCGCATCAGCGCGTGAACCCGGAACCTCGCGGTGACGATCCACGCGTTGCTTCAACATCTCCAGATTCCGGGTCTGCGTGCTGCGCACGCATCCCGGAATGACGTCGCCCGGGAGTGAGCGCCCGCTCCTAGCCCCACGGCAAACCAACCACCGCCGTCGTTCCGGGGCACGCGCATCAGCGCGTGAACCCGGAACCTCGCGGTGACGATCCACGCGTTGCTTCAACACCTCCAGATTCCGGGTCTGCGTGCTGCGCACGCATCCCCGAATGACGTCGCCCGGGAGTGAGCGCCGCTCCTAGCCCCACGGCAAACCAACCACCGCCGTCGTTCCGGGGCACGCGCATCAGCGCGTGAACCCGGAACCTCGCGGTGATGATCCGAGGCGTTACTTCAACACCTCCAGATTCCGGGTCTGCGTGCTGCGCACGCATCCCGGAATGACGTCGCCCGGGAGTGAGCGCCCGCTCCTAGCCCCACGGCAAACCAACCACCGCCGTCGTTCCGGGGCACGCGCATCAGCGCGTGAACCCGGAACCTCGCGGTGACGATCCACGCGTTGCTTCAACACCTCCAGATTCCGGGTCTGCGTGCTGCGCACGCATCCCCGAATGACGTCGCCCGGGAGTGAGCGCCGCTCCTAGCCCCACGGCAAACCAACCACCGCCGTCGTTCCGGGGCACGCGCATCAGCGCGTGAACCCGGAACCTCGCGGTGATGATCCGAGGCGTTACTTCAACATCTCCAGATTCCGGGTCTGCGTGCTGCGCACGCATCCCCGAATGACGTCGCCCGGGAGTGAGCGCCGCTCCTAGCCCCACGGCAAACCAACCACCGCCGTCGTTCCGGGGCACGCGCATCAGCGCGTGAACCCGGAACCTCGCGGTGATGATCCGAGGCGTTACTTCAACATCTCCAGATTCCGGGTTCGCGCCTGTCGGCGCGCCCCGGAATGACGTTGTGATAGAAAGGCTCGCTTACGGCAATCGAAGCGGCGCCCGTCTTCACGCCGGCGGCGACATCCAGCGCGTCAGCCGTGCGAACACGCCTTTCGGCGGCAGCGCCGGCGGGGTGTCGTCGGCGGATTCGAGGCGGCCCAGAAACTGTTCGAGAAACAGCGCATCAGAGGTTTCGATCACGACGAAATCCCCATCGCCGGTCGACACCGTGTAGACATAGCGCAGGCCGCCAGCCCGCGACGTCAGGCCTGCGCCGGCCAGATCCTTGGCGATGCTGACCCCGTCCGGATCGATGTCGCGGGCGATCAGCGCACGCGTCAGCCACGCCAGATTGCCGACGAATTCAGGTTCGAAAGCGACGGTGCCTTGCAACATCATGGGCATGCGCTGCCTCTCGTCCTTCACGCATCCCCCCAGCAGAGAATTGTCGGCGCTGGAGGCCAAAAGGTTCAAGCCCGCCGCACGATCAGGCGGCGCGGATCTTGCGCAGGAAGTCGTCGACTGCCGATTGCAGCGCACCCGACTGGCTGTCGAGCGCCCGGGCATGCGACAGCACGTCTGAAGCCGCGTCACCGGTCGCCTGAGCGGCTGAACTGACGCCGCCGATATGTTCGCTGATCTCGCTGGAGCCGGCCGCCACCGACTGGATGTTTCGCGCGATCTCCTGGGTTGCAGCGCCCTGCTGCTCGACCGCGGTCGCAATCGCCACGGTGATCTTGTTGATCTCGCCGATCGTCGCGGTAATGCCCCCGATCGACTCCACCGCGCTCGCGGTCGAGGACTGCATCGCTGCGACCTGAGCGGAAATCTCTTCGGTCGCTTTCGCGGTCTGGCTCGCCAGCGCCTTCACCTCGCTCGCCACCACCGCGAAGCCGCGGCCGGACTCGCCGGCCCGCGCCGCCTCGATAGTGGCGTTGAGAGCCAGCAGATTGGTCTGCGACGCGATCGAATGGATGAGCTGCACCACCTCGCCGATCTTCTCGGCGCCGACCGAGAGCTGCATCACCGTCTCGTTGGTCTGTTCGGCATCGCTCACGGCCTTGCCGGCGACCGAGCGCGACTGATCGACCTGACGGGAGATTTCCTGCACCGAACTCGAGAGCTGCTCGGAGGCCGATGCCACGGTGCCGACCATTTCGGATGCGGAATCGGACGCGGCACCGACCGCCGCCGCGCGCGTCGAGGCGTCCGCCGCGGTCGAGGTCATCGACTGCGCGGTCGTTTGCATCTGCCGGGTGGCGTCAGCGACGTTGCGTACCACGCCATGAAGGCTTCGCTCGAAATCGTCGGCAATGCCCTGCATCAGTGCGCTGCGCTCGGCCGCGGCGCGGCGCTGCGCTTCCTGCTCCTGCTGCTCGAGGCCGCGGATGCGGATCGCGTTGTCCTTGAACACCTGCACGGTCTTGGCCATCGCGCCGATTTCGTCGCCGCGGTCGACGCCGGGGATCGGCGCGTCGAGCTGACCTTCGGCCAGCGCCGTCATCCGGGTGCCGAGCGCGCCGAGCGGCTGGGTGATGCTGCGGCTGATCAGCCAGGCGACCAGGGCACACACCACGCCGATGCCGACGATGACCACGCCGAGCCAGGTCAGAAGCGGCTTCAGCTTGGCGTTGATGTCCTGCAAGTACACGCCGGTGCCGACGAACATGTCCCAGCCGGGAATCGCGGCCGCGTAGGAGATTTTGCGCAGCAGTTCGGTGCTGCCCGGCTTCATGAATTCGTAGATCAGCGTCACGTCGCCCTTGGCGGCGACGCCGTCGCGCAGCTCACGGACGATCTTGCGACCGGCGGTCTCGACGTCGATACGGTTGGTGCCGATCATCTTCGGATCGGCCATCAGCACGGTGGTGCCGTCCATCTTATAGGCGAAGAAGTAACCGTTGGCGCCGTCATAGGTCATGTTCTGACTGCGCTGCTGGAACTCGGCGATCGCCTGCTCCTTGGTGAGCTTGCCGGCCGCAACCTGCTTCTGCAGCCCGATCGCCATGTTCAGCGCGGTCTCGACCAGCGCCTTGGTCTGCTCGAACCGCTCGTTGCGCATTTCCCGCTGCAGCATCGACGCGGCGAACAGACCGGACGCCAGGAGGCCGAGCATTGCGACGGCGACCAGGATCCCGAGCTTCGGCGTGATCCGCAGATTGGTGAACTTCACAGCAAAGGACTCCTGCGCATTCAGAACGATGTGCAGGGAGTGTTACGGCCACAGAGTCTCCAATCAGTTTATAAGTTCCCTCGTAGGAACCCGAGGGTCGGACGCCGGCCTGCTTGTTGGAATGAGCGCGGCGCTCCGAAAGCGCTCGGTCGATGAGCGCGCTCTCACAGATACAAACGCCGAGCCCCGGGCAGACCGTCGGATCTGCCCGGGGCTATGTGATCAGCCGAAGCTGCGGCGGCTCAGGCGGCGCGGACCTTGCCGAGGAAGTCGTCGACCGCGCGGCGCAGCTCGCCGGACTGGGCGTCGAGTTCGCGGGCATTCGCCAGCACCTGGCCGGCTGCCGAGCCGGTGGCGGTCGCCGCTTCGGTGACACCGCCGATATGCGTGCTGATCTCGCTCGAACCGGCCGCCACCGACTGGATGTTGCGGGCGATCTCGCGGGTCGCGGCGCCCTGCTGCTCCACCGCGGTCGAGATCGCCATGGTGATCTCGCTCATTTGCGCAATCGTCGCGGTGATGCCGCCGATCGACTGCACCGCATCGTTGGTGGAGGATTGCATCGCCGCGACCTGCGCCGAGATCTCCTCGGTCGCCTTGGCGGTCTGGCTGGCCAGCGCCTTCACTTCGCTGGCCACCACCGCGAAGCCGCGGCCGGATTCGCCGGCGCGGGCGGCTTCGATGGTGGCGTTGAGCGCCAAGAGATTGGTCTGCGACGCGATCGAGTGGATCAGTTGCACCACCTCGCCGATCTTCTCGGCGCCGGTCGCCAGCAGCTTGACGGTCTGGTTGGTGAGCGCGGCGTCGTCGACCGCCTTGCCGGCGATCTCGCGGGACTGTTCGACCTGGCGCGAAATCTCGGTCACCGATGCCGACAGCTCTTCGGCGGCGGACGCCACCGTGCCGACATTGTTGGAGGCGTTGGCCGACGCCGACGACACCGTCGCGGCGCGGGCGCTGGCGTCGGTGGCGGTCGCGGTCATCGACTGCGCGGTCTGCTGCATGCCGGCGGTGGCGGTGGCGACCGACTGCACCACGCCGTTGACGCTGTGTTCGAACTCGTCGGCGAGCCGCTCCATCGCAGCGCGGCGTTCGGCTTCGGCGCGCTCCTTGACGGCCTCCTCGGCCCGTTCGAGGTCGCGGATGCGCAGCGCGTTGTCCTTGAACACCTGCACGGTCTTGGCCATCTCGCCGACTTCGTCGCCGCGCTCGATGCCGGGAATCGGCTGCTCCAACTGGCCGTCGGCGAGCGAGGCCATCCGGGCGCCGAGCCGACCGAGCGGGCGGGTGATGCTGCGGGCGATCATCACGGCGAACAGACCGGCGACGATCGCGATCGCGAAGATCGCGCCGCCGAGAGTCCAGAAGATCGGCTTCAGCTTGGCATCGATGTCGTCCAGATAGGCGCCGGTGCCGACGAACATGTTCCAGCCGGGGATCGCCAGACCGTACGACACCTTGCGGACGTTCTCCTCGGTGCCGGGGCGGCGGAAGTCGTAGTACAGCGTGACGTCGCCTTTGGCGGCGACGCCGTCGCGCAACTCGCGCACCAGGTAACGGTCGCCGGTCGGGGTGTTCATCCGGTTGGTGCCGACCGCCTTCTTGTCCGGGGTGGCGATGGTCACGCCGTCCATGGTGTAGGCGAACAGGTAGCCCTGACCGTTGTCGTAGGTCGCCATCGCGGCAGCGCTGGCGAACTGGGCCTGGGCGGCCTCCTTGGTCAGCTCGCCGGCATCGACCTTCTTCTGCAGGCCGACCGCGAGATTGCGGCCCATCTCGGTGATCGCCTTGGCCTGCTCGAACCTCGCGTTGAGCATCTCACGCTGCATCATCACACCGGCGAGAATGCCGGCCACGCACAAGCCGATCAGGGTACCTGCGACCAGCAGGCCCAGCTTCGGAGTAATTCGAAGATTACTGAACTTCACGGACTTCTCCCGACATGCGACGCCGCGCGAGAACTTTGCGCCTCGTACAACTACGCGGGAAATCTTCCCGGACGGTTACTGCAGCGCACGCAATCATCCATTTTGCGAACTTGTCATCCACTTCGCGCGCGGCGTGCAAACAAAAGCCCTCCCCCCGTTACCGGGGAGAGGGCTTGATGTCGTCGTTCTCGGGATCAAGCTGCAGAGCTGAGCTGCTCCACAGCGGTACGATTCGACCTTTCGATCAGAACGTCAGCGCCTTGACCTGCTTGACCTGCGGCAGCGCCTGCACCTTCTCCAGCACCTCGGCCGGAGCCGGACCGTCGATCGTCACCAGCGCGATGGCGTCGCCGCCTTCGGTGTGACGGCCGAGGTTGAAGGTCGCGATGTTGACCTTGGCGTCGCCGAGCAGGCTGGCGAACTTGCCGATGAAGCCCGGCTTGTCCTCGTTGGTGACGTAGATCATCGAGGCACCGAACTCGGCGTCGACGCGGATGCCCTTGATGTCGACCAGGCGCGGCTTGCCGTCGGCATAGACCGTGCCAGACACCGACCGCTCCTGCTTCTCGGTGGTCACCGTCAGGGTGATCAGGCTCTCATAGTCGCTCTCGGCGGCGCGGACGACTTCGTCCACCACCATGCCGCGCTCCTTGGCGATCACCGGCGCCGAAACGACGTTGATGTCGCCGAGCATCGGGCGCAGCAGGCCCGACAGCACCGCCGAGGTCAGCGCCTTGATCTTCATCTCGGCCACTTCACCCTCATAGGTGATGGTGACCTTGGTGATGCCGGTCTCGGTGAGCTGGCCAGCGAACGAGCCGAGCTTTTCGGCGAGTTCGATGAACGGCTTCAGCTTGGGGGCTTCTTCCGCGGTGATCGACGGGAAGTTGATCGCGTTGGTGATCGCGCCGGTCAGCAGGTAGTCGCTCATCTGCTCGGCGACCTGCAGCGCGACGTTCTCCTGCGCTTCCGTCGTCGAGGCGCCGAGATGCGGGGTGCAGATCACGTTCGGCAGACCGAACAGCACGTTCTTGGTGGCCGGCTCTTCGGAGAACACGTCGAACGCCGCACCGGCAACCTGGCCGGACTTCAGGGCTTCGGCGAGCGCATTCTCGTCGACCAGACCGCCGCGGGCGCAATTGATGATGCGGACGCCCTTCTTCATCTTGGCGATGGCTGCCGCGTCGATGATGTTCTTGGTCTTGTCGGTGAGCGGGGTGTGCAGCGTGATGAAGTCGGCGCGCTTGAAGATGTCTTCGAGCTCGACCTTCTCGACGCCGATGTCCTTGGCGCGCTCCGGCGACAGGAACGGATCGAACGCGATCACCTTCATCTTCAGGCCGAGGGCGCGGTCGGCGACGATCGAGCCGATGTTGCCGCAGCCGATCACGCCGAGGGTCTTGGCGGTGATCTCGACGCCCATGAAGCGGTTCTTCTCCCACTTGCCGGCCTGAGTCGAAGCGTCGGCGGCGGGGATCTCACGGGCCAGCGACAGCATCATGGTGATGGCGTGCTCGGCGGTGGTGATCGAATTGCCGAACGGGGTGTTCATCACGATGATGCCCTTGGCGGTCGCCGCGGGAATCTCGACGTTGTCGACGCCGATGCCGGCACGGCCGATCACCTTGAGCCGGTTGGCCTTCTCCAGGATCTTGGCGGTCGCCTTGGTGGCCGAGCGGATCGCGAGGCCGTCGTAATTGCCGATGATCTCGGCCAGCTTGTCTTTGTCCTTGCCGAGGTTCGGCTGGAAATCGACGTCGATGCCGCGATCCTTGAAGATCTGCACGGCGGCTTCCGACAGCGCGTCGGAAATGAGGACTTTGGGAGCGGTCATGGGATGTGATCCTGATGAATCTTGAATAGGGGAAGCGGTCCAACGAGTCGCGGCGCGCTCCCTCGCCCCGCTCTTGCGGGGAGAGGGTTGGGGTGAGGGGCACCTGAGTCCGCGATGTGCGGAAGCGCCCCCTCACCCGACCCAGCTACGCTGCGCTCCGCCGGGTCGACCTCTCCCCGCAAGCGGGGAGAGGTGAAAAGGCTCAAGCGGCTTGCGCGAGGCCGGCCTTGGTGGTCTCGAACGCGTAGTCGAGCCACTGCGTCAGGGTGGCGACATCGGCGGTTTCCACCGTGGCGCCGCACCAGATCCGCAAGCCCGCCGGGGCATCGCGATAGGCGCCGAGATCGAAGCCGGCGCCTTCCTTCTCAACCACCGCGACCAGCTTCTTGGCGAAGTCGGCCTGGGCTTCCGGAGACAGCGCGGTGATCGCGGGATCCACCACCTTGAGGCAGACCGAGGTGTTGGAGCGGATCGCCGGATCGGCCGCCAGGAAGTCGGCCCACTTGGCCTTCGCCTGCCAGTCGGTCAGCACCTTGGTGTTGGCGTCGGCACGGGCGATCAGACCCTTGAGGCCGCCCACCGACTTCGCCCACTCGAGCGCGTCGATGTAGTCCTCGACGCACAGCATCGACGGGGTGTTGATGGTCTCGCCCTGGAAGATGCCCTCGATCAGCTTGCCGCCCTTGGTGAGGCGGAAGATCTTCGGCATCGGCCAGGTCGGGGTGTAGCTCTCGAGCCGGGCCACGGCGCGCGGGCTGAGGATC belongs to Rhodopseudomonas palustris and includes:
- the mbfA gene encoding iron exporter MbfA produces the protein MKAFSELTEREILAVAIASEEEDSRIYLAFAEDLAERYPDSARVFTEMAQQEKGHRHMLLRMYEERFGPNLPPIRRQDVKGFIRRRPIWLTRNLPLDRIRKEAETMEFEAQRFYERAAERATDVHIRKLLTDLAEFEKRHEQRAVQLTDKILTPDARSAEDHAARRMFVLQYVQPGLACLMDGSVSTLAPLFAAAFATHQNWPTFLVGLAASIGAGISMGFAEALSDDGSMTGRGSPWLRGSICGLMTTLGGLGHTLPYLVPDSWANAFWIATGIAALVVFVELWVIAYVRARYMDTPFLHAVFQIVLGGVIVLGVGILIGGA
- a CDS encoding esterase-like activity of phytase family protein, translating into MRKLLLGSVAVFALATSAALAQSEGEFPATLAGHAMLPAASFIDAPQDAPDDLKTSGKYTTGKRIEALGSIEGKSNGRPTGVSLPFKGQPLQGHSGIKKMDDGSFWVLTDNGFGSRYNSADTMLFLSHLKIDWAGGKVDRIATVFLHDPDKKVPFRIVHENTDKRYLTGADFDPEGFQIIGDRIWIGEEFGPHLIEADMAGKVLGVYETTADGKPVKSPDHWSVQSPGAPGASYNAAVNLKRSKGYEGFAASKDGKFLYGLLEGPLWDADKKDWEKSGGKEAARILEFDVAQKKFTGRSWTYVFEQNGNAIGDFNMIDDSHGLVIERDNGEGTKDKACPEGKPGTDCFADLAKFKRIYKIELTDAGAGKPVKKIGFIDLMKIRDPDKKAKKPLTDGVLAFPFFTIENVDKVDDRHIIVGNDNNLPFSTSRDPNKADDNEFVLLEVADFLKAK
- a CDS encoding methyl-accepting chemotaxis protein, which encodes MKFTNLRITPKLGILVAVAMLGLLASGLFAASMLQREMRNERFEQTKALVETALNMAIGLQKQVAAGKLTKEQAIAEFQQRSQNMTYDGANGYFFAYKMDGTTVLMADPKMIGTNRIDVETAGRKIVRELRDGVAAKGDVTLIYEFMKPGSTELLRKISYAAAIPGWDMFVGTGVYLQDINAKLKPLLTWLGVVIVGIGVVCALVAWLISRSITQPLGALGTRMTALAEGQLDAPIPGVDRGDEIGAMAKTVQVFKDNAIRIRGLEQQEQEAQRRAAAERSALMQGIADDFERSLHGVVRNVADATRQMQTTAQSMTSTAADASTRAAAVGAASDSASEMVGTVASASEQLSSSVQEISRQVDQSRSVAGKAVSDAEQTNETVMQLSVGAEKIGEVVQLIHSIASQTNLLALNATIEAARAGESGRGFAVVASEVKALASQTAKATEEISAQVAAMQSSTASAVESIGGITATIGEINKITVAIATAVEQQGAATQEIARNIQSVAAGSSEISEHIGGVSSAAQATGDAASDVLSHARALDSQSGALQSAVDDFLRKIRAA
- a CDS encoding methyl-accepting chemotaxis protein, translated to MKFSNLRITPKLGLLVAGTLIGLCVAGILAGVMMQREMLNARFEQAKAITEMGRNLAVGLQKKVDAGELTKEAAQAQFASAAAMATYDNGQGYLFAYTMDGVTIATPDKKAVGTNRMNTPTGDRYLVRELRDGVAAKGDVTLYYDFRRPGTEENVRKVSYGLAIPGWNMFVGTGAYLDDIDAKLKPIFWTLGGAIFAIAIVAGLFAVMIARSITRPLGRLGARMASLADGQLEQPIPGIERGDEVGEMAKTVQVFKDNALRIRDLERAEEAVKERAEAERRAAMERLADEFEHSVNGVVQSVATATAGMQQTAQSMTATATDASARAATVSSASANASNNVGTVASAAEELSASVTEISRQVEQSREIAGKAVDDAALTNQTVKLLATGAEKIGEVVQLIHSIASQTNLLALNATIEAARAGESGRGFAVVASEVKALASQTAKATEEISAQVAAMQSSTNDAVQSIGGITATIAQMSEITMAISTAVEQQGAATREIARNIQSVAAGSSEISTHIGGVTEAATATGSAAGQVLANARELDAQSGELRRAVDDFLGKVRAA
- the serA gene encoding phosphoglycerate dehydrogenase; the protein is MTAPKVLISDALSEAAVQIFKDRGIDVDFQPNLGKDKDKLAEIIGNYDGLAIRSATKATAKILEKANRLKVIGRAGIGVDNVEIPAATAKGIIVMNTPFGNSITTAEHAITMMLSLAREIPAADASTQAGKWEKNRFMGVEITAKTLGVIGCGNIGSIVADRALGLKMKVIAFDPFLSPERAKDIGVEKVELEDIFKRADFITLHTPLTDKTKNIIDAAAIAKMKKGVRIINCARGGLVDENALAEALKSGQVAGAAFDVFSEEPATKNVLFGLPNVICTPHLGASTTEAQENVALQVAEQMSDYLLTGAITNAINFPSITAEEAPKLKPFIELAEKLGSFAGQLTETGITKVTITYEGEVAEMKIKALTSAVLSGLLRPMLGDINVVSAPVIAKERGMVVDEVVRAAESDYESLITLTVTTEKQERSVSGTVYADGKPRLVDIKGIRVDAEFGASMIYVTNEDKPGFIGKFASLLGDAKVNIATFNLGRHTEGGDAIALVTIDGPAPAEVLEKVQALPQVKQVKALTF